AGATAGAGCAGGACATTCTCTGCACTGACCCAAGTAGTCGAACCCTCTGTTCATGATGCAGGATTCGGTGGCATCGATTGCCTGGATCTTGTATCTGCCAAGAGAACCTGTTGGCAGTCCGTTGTAGTCGTGATGCCAGCGGTCAAAACCTTCAAACCTGACTTTGGCACCACATCTCAGCAGCCACTCTGCCGCAGCTCTGTCCGGACCAACCGCCTTGATCCTCTCATTATCCACCCTGAACAATAAGAAAACAGTGTAAAGCACACGCGGATGGAATATAATCAGTCATGTTTGGGAAGGAGATGAATCCATCGACACAGAACCTGAAGTCCTAATGATACCGGgcctttaaatgaaaaaaaataaataacattgagCTACTTTCATTTATGAAGTTATTTGACTGAAGATGAATCAAATGCAGCTGGTGTCCAAAGAAAAACTTGACACTTCATCAAACCCTGTTGAACACCAGACCACTTGGTCCCGGTGCCCCATTTGTAAGGGCTGGCTCttttaatacatattttaaataaataagtcagTTGAAGGCTCTTTCACACTAATGCATGTTGAACCACTTGGTAGTATGTATAAATATCGCATTACATGGTGCATAATGTACATTAGTAGGATTAAAAATGTGCAGATGTTCACAAATTAATTGCCAACCATGGGTAAGACATCTAAGACTTTAAAATTAACTCTTCTTCATTGCTGAGCATAATGTcacgctgaaaaaaaaaactttaatgggAGCACATTTAGTattgagtaaataaaaataatttcttttttttaaatgaccaaaatccctcaaaatgtttttgatgtatttttagGTTCATATATTTTCAGTTTGATCAGAGTTTATAGGAACATGTTATTAGTAATCAATGGCTATTTGCTTCCATGGGGGTGTAAATATGATGCGGCACTGAGGTCCGATCCTTCTTGACTGGGCCACACAGAGCAGGATAAGggaggtaaaataaataaaaatcaccaaaacaacacaagttaagatttaaaaaacGGCAGAAAAGAGTGCCACTTTGACAACTGTGCAGccgtagaaaaaataaaataaaagcctgtGTCCCAACTATCACGACCCAACCCTAACCCGTCCCTTACACATGTATGCTAAACTCTAAtgggactttaactggaaccaTTTGCTTTGATCAGACACTAAGGGATTTTTATCCAGCAGCAAACACCCCAGGTGATGGCCTTAATTGGAGTCACTGCATAATGAGCCAGAGCATCCAATCAACCTTCTTCCATGTCCTCTAGGACTTAGTCACCaaacctaaaaaataaataaaataaaataaaattccccAAGTATTAACAACAACAAGAGCCAGCAATGTTGCTGCCGGTgatttttgtcaaataaatatctggagcatgtaacaaaagtaatttccctctgggattattaaattATGTCTGATTCTAATGAAATCCCCTAAAAAATgccataatttaattttacctcAATACCTGAACATTTTAGGCAAACGCAAACTTTGAACTCATCAACATGGCAGCGTACTCCACTGTTCTATTTCTTTGCATTTGAACTCTGAGGGTTTAGAGGACTCTCACGCGTTAAAAACAGCATTGAGCCATCCCCAGAAGCGCCTGCGGCTGGCCTCCCTCTGCCTCGCCGCAGACTGCACAGCGCGCGACAGCAGCCCCATGACTGCGCTGCGGAATAAACACAAAGCGGAACAATTATTAGCTCTGCGGCCTGCAGCGCCGCAGGTAGAAAACAAGAAAGTAAAAACACTCCGACTCCCACCTGTCCTCCAAAAGGCACGGATTACTGTTTACGTTTGGAACGCTTCCGCTCTGCAACCTTCTACGCCGACGTGTAACGCAAACGTGCTCTCCTATTGGCCGAACGTAAGATGCGTTGGTTGCCGACGGGTCCGAGCCGTCGAAGGGGGCGGGGCCACGTCTCGGAGTTGACTCACGGGACGCGGCGGGGGCGCCGTCAATGGCTAGCTGCGAAAACAAAAGAGCAAGACGGACGAACGAAGCCCAGAAAGTGCGTCGGACCGCCGTGCCATGAAGGAGAAGCCGCGAGCCGCTCGTTAAAAGTTTAGAGCCATGATGAGAATACGGAGCGGAGCGGTTTTAAAGGCGGTTTGTGCAGCGCAGCCGAAGCTGCTAAAGGGCATTGCAGGCAGGCGGCTCCACAGGTAAGACTGACTGAGGGAGGGCAGAGGGGTTGCTTACTAGACGAGAGGCGTTTCTCATTGTCAGATTTTAAAAACGTTAAATTGGCTGGACTGGTGGTACTAATGGAAAAACTGTATAAAAGAACCAGAGTTGTGAGATTCTCaggtttctgttttctgtgcaAAGTTTTGTGTCCCAATCTGTCCCTCGTTATCTCTCTCTGACCATTTATTTGTGGACATTTGTTGCTACGCACAAACTGCGCTCCTCCTTGTAAGCTGCTTTTAAAGCAAACTCtgaaatttaaaacattattttaagaaaaagaaaaaaaaaaactcactcgCTTCCTGAAGAGTTGCCTGTTGAGGTCTTTAAGAGATTAGTTCAGAGATGGAATTCAAGTCTGCCACCTTTTGGACATTCAGAGACAGAAATTATCTAGCGTTCTTTCCCAAAATTAAGCTTGGTCCAATTGGATGGAGAGCGTCGGTGTACCTCAATTTTCAGAACCTGCCACAGCTTTTCGATCATCTgctggggtagcagcatcagagcaactgGCTTAAAGAGGCCCAACAAGCTGATAGAGAAGAccggctctgttctggggacctttctagaacctctggagatgacttcccaaagaaggatttttttcataaaacGAAGAACATTATTGACAACCCAGCaatcagcatctacaacaactcatTGAAGAAACCCGCATGAGTTACATCAGCATTTAATTTGCTTGGAGTTCCTCCAGCTTGTTTCCCAAAGATCTCACATTTCCCATAATAACTGAGGGAAAAGATTGCTTAagtttcctctttctctctcttcttcttgcTCCTGCTCTGCATCCTCGGCGCTTCATTTCAGCTCCTCTGAGGGTTTGAGGCTGTTGAGATGTTAATCTAACCCGGCAAGCCAGATAGATAATGTGTAtcactctacgttctgcacattatcaatctggatCTGCTCCCATCCAATCCGTTCGGGGTAAGGAGGGACATTCGGCAGAACCTTTCGAGCTGATTGGGCGTAGCGACTCCtaagtgcccgcctaccaaaggttggttttagccaatcacggtatcaaatgaaaatgtaagcagccaGCACCATGCGAAACCACAAGAAGTTACGCTGGTCAAGAcacttgctgttctttcaaagaagaaattgttgattctgaccaaacagatgtgatagcagcagctacgcatgcGTCCTCCTgggctgccatgtttatgttggttcggctgtgggctcagccgctcttgctttcctcacagctggtatgtccccgccttaaaccattatactgcaacgtgattggccagAACCGGTTTTGGTTCAGCCCCAAATAATTGAGATGGGAGTgtgacaagatggattctcgaaCGCACAAGTACCGCAAGAATTTAGCTTGCGGTAACTGTTAATCAGCTGCTGATTAACAGTAgttgcacaaaaaaacaagtggTTGCCATAGTTATGCATCATAACAAATGtcccaaaaattaaaaaaaatccttcaagCAGAACAGTATCCAACAATAGTGGGgacaaaaatcccaaaaaagCAAGGAGGAATTGAAGTTCCTCGAAAAGatttgcagaaagaaaaacaaaagagttactccaacatgcagccagctTGAGCAGCACAGTTCTAGAAAGATTTCCCATGCTGTTAAGTTTCAAAGGTCTGTTGGTCATAAAGCGGTGGCCGGTTACACATTGAAGCACTGAGTCAAATATTAGGCTCGGTCTTCATTCTGTGGCCCAGTTGAGTTGCAGTGGGAATTTGCACTGCTGCCTCTGTTTTTCAGCACGTATGATGTGGCCATTGTCGGTGCTGGCATCGTGGGCCTGGCCTCAGCCAGAGAGCTAATTCTAAGACATCCGTCTCTCACCTTCGTCCTGctagagaaagagaaagagctCGGTAAGTTgggcttttaattttttatcaaGAAACAAAACTCTGCAATGATTTTAATATGAAACGTATTTGAGTGATTCACCATTTATGCAATTCTTTATAGACACCATATAATCTGTAAAGCAGAGCCAAAGAAATATGGAGGAGATATAAAACGCATGAACATTACTATTTCTGAAACTATGCAAAATCTCACGTtcgtatttatttttatccacCAATCTGTGTGTCCTACCAGCCGTACACCAGAGTGGCCACAACAGCGGAGTCGTCCACAGCGGCATCTACTACACGCCCGGCTCGCTGAAGGCCCGGCTGTGCGTACGAGGAGCAACTTTAGCGTACGAGTACTGTGAGAAGAAAGGGATTCCTTATAAGAGATGTGGAAAGGTGGGTTCCAACTtgataaggttttttttttgtgaaggcTGTTGATTTTAGACGACGTACTCTAGGCGGTCAGCTGATCCACATCTGAGTGCATGCTGTCTAGGCCCAGCTAAGTAAACGTGTGCACTCAGTGTTGGCTtgaattaattgattaattggGGTCTTTTAATGATCAGTTGAACTATATGGGGtctgtatatttaaaaacaagatttgGTCGCACAGATTTCAATTTATAGAGGGGTTTTGGGCAAAATGATAGACACAGACTGCATGTATACATGCACCCTCACTGATATTTGTGTAATGTCCCTCGTCTGACATTGTGCGTTAGCTACAAAAGCGTGAGTGATCAACACACCTTTGTAGCCATTGACATATCTTTGGTCTAGTTCTGGCTGAATATTATCAGAAATGGTAGACCCCATTGAAGATTTTTTTGCTTCCTGACATTGACCTGCCTTTTTAATTCTAGTCTGACAATATTCAACTGACCTCTTTAGAAACTAAGCATCGCCTTGATTCAGttttgtagtcaagtcactatgccttgcgtccgagtccaggttcgagtctccagtgttcaagtccgagtcaagtccaagtcattaagaAAAATCcaagtcgagtccgagtcaagtccgagttgagtcactattgatcaagtcgagtccaagttctgcactaaagtaagcatagcctacatgtttttaaacaaaaaaaaaataaatacacactccaccacattgcgctaataatttagatattaaaatcatacactaaataatattctgacatattaaaattatagcttaatgatataaaaaagtcgagtctttttctcaatttccgagtcagaatgatctgaatgtaggagtccgagtccaagttcgagtcatcagtgctcaagtccaagtcaagtcacgagtctctaaatttagctaatgactcggactcgagttcgagtctcggactggAATACTACAACACTGGCTTGATTTAACCAAAACCGTGTTTGGCGTCTTTGGGATCATTGTGTTGGAACACCCGACCC
This Fundulus heteroclitus isolate FHET01 chromosome 19, MU-UCD_Fhet_4.1, whole genome shotgun sequence DNA region includes the following protein-coding sequences:
- the dmac2l gene encoding ATP synthase subunit s, mitochondrial isoform X1 yields the protein MGLLSRAVQSAARQREASRRRFWGWLNAVFNAVDNERIKAVGPDRAAAEWLLRCGAKVRFEGFDRWHHDYNGLPTGSLGRYKIQAIDATESCIMNRGFDYLDGLKFVEEIKFNKCVYIEDVCMERLSSMENLQASLYMMEVVSCGNVTDKGILALHKLRNLEYLFLSDLPGIKDRQMTVDRLQRALPRLDIALDLD